A single Phragmites australis chromosome 4, lpPhrAust1.1, whole genome shotgun sequence DNA region contains:
- the LOC133917084 gene encoding uncharacterized protein LOC133917084 isoform X2: MELLGKAPVLSCGGKRGAAGPPMGPLVGALGRWIYRAVPPPPQRVCGTPGGPPVTAPRVRLRDGRHLAYAESGVRKEDARYKVILSHGFTGSRLDSLRAAPEVAEELGVYMVGFDRAGYGESDPNPNRSVKSAALDVEELADALGLGPKFYVIGISLGCHAVWGALKYIPERIAGAAMMAPVVNYWWPGFPADLVAEVYAKQEVGDQWALRVSHHAPGILHWWMEQSWLPTSTVVANTTHLPNKRDAELRRTLTADGTLQKKRELATQQGIHESYYRDMMVMFGKWEFDPMSLPKPPCPVHLWQGDEDGLVPVVLQKYLASQLSWVNYHELPGTGHFLSSVPGLGDTVLRTLFG, translated from the exons ATGGAGCTTCTGGGCAAGGCACCCGTGCTCAGCTGCGGCGGGAAGAGGGGCGCAGCGGGGCCGCCCATGGGCCCGCTCGTGGGCGCGCTGGGCAGGTGGATCTACcgcgccgtgccgccgccgccgcagcgtgTGTGCGGCACGCCGGGGGGCCCGCCGGTGACGGCGCCGAGGGTGCGGCTGAGGGACGGGCGCCACCTGGCGTACGCGGAGTCGGGGGTGCGGAAGGAGGACGCGAGGTACAAGGTCATCTTGTCCCACGGGTTCACCGGCTCCCGCCTCGACTCCCTCCGCGCCGCGCCG GAAGTGGCCGAAGAGCTGGGCGTGTACATGGTGGGCTTTGATCGCGCCGGGTATGGCGAGAGCGACCCGAACCCCAACCGCTCCGTGAAGAGCGCCGCGCTCGACGTGGAGGAGCTCGCGGACGCACTGGGACTAGGCCCCAAGTTCTATGTAATCGGCATCTCCCTTGGCTGCCATGCCGTCTGGGGCGCCCTCAAGTACATCCCCGAAAG GATTGCTGGCGCGGCGATGATGGCGCCGGTGGTGAACTACTGGTGGCCGGGGTTCCCAGCCGATCTGGTCGCTGAGGTGTACGCCAAGCAGGAGGTGGGCGACCAGTGGGCGCTGCGCGTGTCGCACCACGCGCCTGGCATCCTCCACTGGTGGATGGAGCAGAGCTGGCTCCCCACCTCCACCGTCGTCGCCAACACCACCCACCTGCCCAACAAGCGTGACGCCGAGCTTCGCCGCACCCTCACGGCCGACGGCACGCTCCAGAAG AAGAGGGAGCTGGCGACGCAGCAGGGCATCCACGAGTCGTACTACCGCGACATGATGGTCATGTTCGGGAAGTGGGAGTTCGACCCGATGAGCCTCCCGAAGCCGCCGTGCCCCGTCCATCTGTGGCAGGGCGACGAGGACGGGCTGGTGCCGGTGGTGTTGCAGAAATACCTCGCCAGCCAGCTCAGCTGGGTCAACTACCATGAGCTCCCCGGCACCGGGCACTTCCTGTCGTCGGTTCCCGGGCTGGGAGACACCGTCCTCAGGACCCTTTTCGGTTGA